In Centropristis striata isolate RG_2023a ecotype Rhode Island chromosome 1, C.striata_1.0, whole genome shotgun sequence, one DNA window encodes the following:
- the psmb3 gene encoding proteasome subunit beta type-3, with protein MSIMSYNGGAVMAMRGKNCVAIASDRRFGIQAQMVTTDFQKIFPMGDKLYIGLAGLATDVQTVSQRLKFRLNLYELKEGRQIKPKTFMSMVSNLLYERRFGPYYIEPVIAGLDPKTSEPFICSLDLIGCPMVTEDFVVSGTCSEQMYGMCESLWEPDMEPEDLFETISQAMLNAVDRDAVSGMGVVVHVIEKDKITTRTLKARMD; from the exons TCTATTATGTCCTATAATGGAGGGGCCGTCATGGCCATGCGGGGAAAGAACTGTGTGGCGATCGCTTCGGACCGGAGATTTGGCATTCAGGCTCAGATGGTGACCACAGATTTCCAGAAGATCTTCCCCATGGGAGACAAGCTGTACATCGGGCTGGCTGGACTAGCGACTGATGTTCAGACAGT ATCCCAGAGACTTAAATTCAGACTGAACCTGTATGAGCTGAAGGAGGGTCGCCAGATCAAACCCAAGACCTTCATGAGCATGGTGTCCAATCTGTTGTATGAAAGGAG GTTTGGGCCATACTACATCGAGCCTGTGATCGCTGGACTTGATCCCAAAACCTCAGAGCCTTTCATTTGTTCCctggatctgattggctgccccATGGTGACAGAGGACTTTGTTGTGAGCGGCACCTGCTCAGAGCAGATGTACGGcatgtgtgaatctttgtgggAGCCTGACATG GAACCAGAGGACCTGTTTGAGACCATCTCCCAGGCGATGCTGAACGCAGTGGATAGAGATGCAGTGTCTGGTATGGGAGTCGTTGTACACGTCAT TGAGAAAGACAAGATCACCACACGAACCCTGAAAGCCAGGATGGACTAG
- the LOC131968510 gene encoding phosphatidylinositol 5-phosphate 4-kinase type-2 beta isoform X1: protein MSSNCTSAAPVSASKTKTKKKHFIGQKVKLFRASEPILSVLMWGVNHTINELSNVPVPVMLMPDDFKAYSKIKVDNHLFNKENLPSRFKFKEYCPMVFRNLRERFCIDDQDYQNSLTRSAPLNSDSQGRFGNRFLSSYDHRFVIKTVSSEDIAEMHNILKKYHQFIVECHGNTLLPQFLGMYRLTVDGVETYMVVTRNVFSHRLTVHRKYDLKGSTVSREASDKEKAKELPTFKDNDFLNEGQKLQIGDDNKKYFLEKLKRDVEFLATLKIMDYSLLVGIHDVDRAEQEEMDVEGVGEEEEYENDGMGGGVLTGSFGTPPDSPGNPLNCGGFFGPGEFDPSVDVYAIKSHDSEGAGKKEVYFMAIIDILTHYDAKKKAAHAAKTVKHGAGAEISTVNPEQYSKRFYEFMSNILS from the exons ATGTCATCCAACTGCACCAGCGCAGCGCCTGTCAGCGCCAGCAAAACCAAGACGAAAAAGAAGCATTTTATAGGACAGAAAGTAAAATTATTCCGTGCAAGTGAGCCCATTCTCAGCGTTTTAATGTGGGGTGTCAACCATACG ATTAACGAGTTAAGTAATGTGCCTGTACCAGTAATGCTGATGCCAGATGACTTTAAAGCCTACAGTAAGATCAAAGTGGACAACCACCTATTTAACAA AGAAAACCTGCCTAGTCGCTTTAAGTTCAAAGAGTACTGTCCCATGGTGTTCAGAAACCTGAGGGAGAGGTTCTGCATCGATGACCAGGACTACCAG aaCTCTCTGACAAGGAGCGCCCCACTCAACAGCGACTCCCAGGGTCGCTTCGGCAACCGCTTCCTGTCCAGCTACGACCACCGCTTTGTAATTAAAACCGTGTCCAGTGAGGACATCGCTGAGATGCACAACATCCTAAAGAAATATCACCAG TTTATAGTGGAGTGTCATGGCAACACGCTGCTCCCTCAGTTCCTGGGCATGTACAGGCTAACGGTGGACGGGGTGGAGACGTACATGGTGGTGACCCGGAATGTATTCAGCCATCGGCTCACTGTACACCGCAAATACGACCTGAAG GGTTCTACGGTCTCAAGGGAAGCCAGCGACAAGGAGAAG GCAAAAGAGCTCCCCACTTTTAAAGACAACGACTTCCTGAATGAAGGCCAGAAGCTGCAGATAGGAGATGACAACAAGAAGTACTTTTTGGAGAAGCTAAAACGGGATGTTGAG TTCCTGGCCACCCTAAAGATCATGGACTACAGTCTCCTGGTGGGCATCCATGATGTGGATCgggcagagcaggaggagatggACGTGGAGGGCGttggagaagaagaggagtacGAGAACGACGGAATGGGCGGAGGCGTGCTCACCGGCTCATTCGGCACACCTCCCGACAGCCCCGGGAACCCCCTCAACTGTGGAGGATTCTTTGGCCCCGGGGAGTTCGACCCCTCTGTGGACGTTTACGCAATCAAGAGCCACGACAGTGAGG GTGCTGGGAAGAAGGAAGTATACTTCATGGCTATCATCGACATCCTCACGCACTATGACGCAAAGAAAAAAGCTGCACATGCTGCCAAAACTGTGAAACATGGG GCGGGGGCCGAGATCTCGACGGTGAACCCGGAGCAGTACTCCAAACGATTCTACGAGTTCATGTCCAACATCTTATCATAG
- the LOC131968510 gene encoding phosphatidylinositol 5-phosphate 4-kinase type-2 beta isoform X2, protein MSSNCTSAAPVSASKTKTKKKHFIGQKVKLFRASEPILSVLMWGVNHTINELSNVPVPVMLMPDDFKAYSKIKVDNHLFNKENLPSRFKFKEYCPMVFRNLRERFCIDDQDYQNSLTRSAPLNSDSQGRFGNRFLSSYDHRFVIKTVSSEDIAEMHNILKKYHQFIVECHGNTLLPQFLGMYRLTVDGVETYMVVTRNVFSHRLTVHRKYDLKGSTVSREASDKEKAKELPTFKDNDFLNEGQKLQIGDDNKKYFLEKLKRDVEFLATLKIMDYSLLVGIHDVDRAEQEEMDVEGVGEEEEYENDGMGGGVLTGSFGTPPDSPGNPLNCGGFFGPGEFDPSVDVYAIKSHDSAGKKEVYFMAIIDILTHYDAKKKAAHAAKTVKHGAGAEISTVNPEQYSKRFYEFMSNILS, encoded by the exons ATGTCATCCAACTGCACCAGCGCAGCGCCTGTCAGCGCCAGCAAAACCAAGACGAAAAAGAAGCATTTTATAGGACAGAAAGTAAAATTATTCCGTGCAAGTGAGCCCATTCTCAGCGTTTTAATGTGGGGTGTCAACCATACG ATTAACGAGTTAAGTAATGTGCCTGTACCAGTAATGCTGATGCCAGATGACTTTAAAGCCTACAGTAAGATCAAAGTGGACAACCACCTATTTAACAA AGAAAACCTGCCTAGTCGCTTTAAGTTCAAAGAGTACTGTCCCATGGTGTTCAGAAACCTGAGGGAGAGGTTCTGCATCGATGACCAGGACTACCAG aaCTCTCTGACAAGGAGCGCCCCACTCAACAGCGACTCCCAGGGTCGCTTCGGCAACCGCTTCCTGTCCAGCTACGACCACCGCTTTGTAATTAAAACCGTGTCCAGTGAGGACATCGCTGAGATGCACAACATCCTAAAGAAATATCACCAG TTTATAGTGGAGTGTCATGGCAACACGCTGCTCCCTCAGTTCCTGGGCATGTACAGGCTAACGGTGGACGGGGTGGAGACGTACATGGTGGTGACCCGGAATGTATTCAGCCATCGGCTCACTGTACACCGCAAATACGACCTGAAG GGTTCTACGGTCTCAAGGGAAGCCAGCGACAAGGAGAAG GCAAAAGAGCTCCCCACTTTTAAAGACAACGACTTCCTGAATGAAGGCCAGAAGCTGCAGATAGGAGATGACAACAAGAAGTACTTTTTGGAGAAGCTAAAACGGGATGTTGAG TTCCTGGCCACCCTAAAGATCATGGACTACAGTCTCCTGGTGGGCATCCATGATGTGGATCgggcagagcaggaggagatggACGTGGAGGGCGttggagaagaagaggagtacGAGAACGACGGAATGGGCGGAGGCGTGCTCACCGGCTCATTCGGCACACCTCCCGACAGCCCCGGGAACCCCCTCAACTGTGGAGGATTCTTTGGCCCCGGGGAGTTCGACCCCTCTGTGGACGTTTACGCAATCAAGAGCCACGACA GTGCTGGGAAGAAGGAAGTATACTTCATGGCTATCATCGACATCCTCACGCACTATGACGCAAAGAAAAAAGCTGCACATGCTGCCAAAACTGTGAAACATGGG GCGGGGGCCGAGATCTCGACGGTGAACCCGGAGCAGTACTCCAAACGATTCTACGAGTTCATGTCCAACATCTTATCATAG